In Chitinophaga sp. HK235, a single window of DNA contains:
- the pyrH gene encoding UMP kinase yields MLPKYKRILLKLSGEALMGDANYGIDHKVITQYAYDIKAVTDLGVQVAIVIGGGNIYRGMNEAETGIERAQGDYMGMLATVINGMALQSGLEKIGLYTRLQSAIKMEQIAEPYIRRRAIRHVEKGRVVIFGAGTGNPYFTTDTAASLRAIEIQADVILKGTRVDGIYTADPEKDPTATRFETITFSEVYQKSLNVMDMTAFTLCQENKLPIIVFDMNKPGNLLNVIMGKNVGTLVKG; encoded by the coding sequence ATGTTGCCAAAGTATAAGCGTATTTTGCTCAAATTGAGCGGTGAGGCCCTTATGGGAGATGCAAATTATGGTATTGATCATAAGGTAATTACCCAGTATGCCTACGATATCAAAGCTGTTACCGACCTGGGTGTTCAGGTGGCCATCGTCATCGGTGGCGGTAATATCTACCGTGGAATGAATGAAGCCGAAACCGGCATTGAAAGAGCCCAGGGTGACTATATGGGCATGCTCGCCACCGTGATCAACGGAATGGCCCTGCAAAGCGGACTGGAGAAAATAGGGCTCTATACCCGCCTCCAATCAGCTATCAAAATGGAACAAATCGCAGAACCTTATATCCGCCGCCGCGCTATCCGCCACGTGGAAAAAGGTCGCGTGGTTATATTCGGCGCCGGTACCGGTAACCCGTACTTTACAACCGATACCGCCGCATCACTCCGTGCTATCGAAATACAGGCCGATGTAATCCTTAAAGGAACCCGCGTAGACGGTATCTATACCGCCGACCCCGAAAAGGATCCCACCGCCACCCGCTTCGAAACCATTACCTTCTCTGAAGTATATCAGAAATCACTCAACGTAATGGATATGACAGCATTCACCCTCTGCCAGGAAAATAAACTGCCTATCATCGTATTTGACATGAACAAACCAGGTAACCTCCTGAACGTAATCATGGGCAAAAATGTAGGTACCCTGGTGAAAGGATAA